The segment CCAATGCTTTCAGTTGAGGGCAACCCAACGCTGGTTTATCAACAACTCGATAGGCCGATACTGCGTCTTGTAGTTCATTTTCTTGCAGTTCTTGATCCAGTAGCCGAGATAAACGCCGTCCAGATCGAGTCGCAACGCCTCGCCAATCTGCCAGAGGATGGCAAACCGGCCCAGACTGCGGCGCTCTTCATCAGGCTCGTAGAAGGTGTACACGGCAGACAGGCCATTGGGCAGCAGGTCGCAGACGGCGACTGCCAGCAGCCGGCCGCTGGCGCGAAATTCGTAGAACCAGCAAAACGGTAATTGGCGAACCAGAAACGTGGAAAACTGATCGCGGCTGGGTGGATACATGTCCCCGTCAGCGTGACGCGCCTCGATGTAGCGCCGGTACAGATCGAAATACTCTTCCTTGAAGGCGGGACGTGCAGCGGTCACCGTTACATCGGCGTTGCGCTTGAGAATTCGACGCTGCTGACGGCTGGGCACAAACCGTGCCGGCGGTATGCGCGCAGGCACGCACGCGTTGCAGTTCTGGCAATGAGGGCGATAAAGGTGATCGCCACTGCGGCGAAACCCCATCTCCGAAAGGTCGGCATACACGTTAACGTCCATTGGCTGGCTGGGATCCAGGAACAACGTGGTGGCCTGCTCGTCGGGCAGATAGCTGCAGGTGTGGGGTTGAGTGGCATAGAACTTCAACCGCGCCAGCTCTGTCATGGTCAACCCCTTCGGTGAGACTTTGCCTAAGTGTAAGCCAGGTGTGGAAAACGCGCCTAGCAAACCCAGGTGGCGGTGTTGGGCTGATCGAGGTAGCGTGCCAGATAGCCTGCGAATTCACGCCGACTGATGGCATGGGCGCCCAGGCTCTGCAGGTGATCGGTCTGCATCTGGCAGTCGATCAGCACGAAGCCGGCTGCTTCCAGGTGCCGGACCAGCGTCACGAAGCCAACCTTCGAGGCATTGTCCGCGCGACTGAACATGGATTCCCCGAAAAACAGCTGCCCCATGGCCAGGCCATAAAGGCCGCCCACCAGCTCACCGTCCTGGCGAACTTCGACCGAATGGGCAATACCGCGTGCGTGCAGTTCACAGTAGGCCATGCGCATGGGGTCGGTGATCCAGGTGCCGTTGGTGTAATCGCGCGGCGCCGCGCAGGCTGCGATGACTGCGGCGAAGTCGGTGTCGAAGCTGACCTGGTAGCGGCCTTGGCGCATCCATTTGGCCAACGAACGTGACACATGCAATCGAGCAGGCGCCAGCACGGTGCGCGGGTCAGGCGACCACCACAGGATCGGCTGGCCATCCTGGTACCACGGAAAGCAGCCGTGACGGTAAGCCTGGACAAGCCGCTCGGGCGTCAGGTCGCCGCCTGCGGCGAGCAGGCCGTTGGGCTCTTGCAAGGCGCGGTCCAGCGCGGGGAAAGTCAAGGAATCGCGTTTCAGCCAGGTCAACATGGTCGGTCATGCGGTAGGGGAGGGGGGTGGCCAGCATGGCGCGATGGGCAAATGGGGTCAATTGCTTCAAGGTCGCGATTGAGCGCTGCGCCAGTGATCGAGTGGCTTGTGCGGAACTGCGGGCCATGGGCAGGGCCGGTGTAGGCAGTGTCTCGCAGTGATCTGGACAATTTCGGACACATTACAGCTACGGCCGGCACCATCGGCGACATTTGCTGTCACACCTGTGCAAAAACACAGCATAAGCCTTTGTCACAGAAGACAATGCGTGCTCAAATTGCAGCTATTGGAAAGTCGCCCCCGGCCAGATCCCCAGACGGCGTGCCGCCATGGCGGCTGGCGGGCAGTAATGTTAAAAGTAGTGATCCGTTGGCTTCGGCCCTGGCCGATCACTATTGGACGCGCACCACGCGCAGGAATAGACGCGTTTTGAAGAAATCCACCGCAACCCCAGCTCCCTTGCCCGTGCCCCTGTGGCGGCAGCAGCTGCACTACCGTCTCAAGGAGGGTGCGCTGATCGCTGTCGGCGCCCTGTGCCTGTACCTGTGGATGGCGCTGCTGACCTACGACACCTCGGACCCGGCCTTCAGCCACACCGCCACCGTCGACCAGGTGCAGAATGCCGCCGGGCGAGCCGGCGCCTATTTCGCCGATATCCTGTTCATGGTGCTGGGCTACTTCGCCTACATCTTCCCGTTGCTGCTGGCGATCAAGACCTGGCAGATTTTCCGCCAGCGCCATCAGCCCTGGGACTGGAGCGGCTGGTTGTTCTCCTGGCGGTTGATAGGCCTGATATTCCTGGTGTTGTCCGGGGCCGCGCTGGCCCATATCCACTTCCATCCTCCGGCAAGCATCCCGTTCTCAGCCGGCGGCGCCCTGGGCGAAAGCCTGGGCGACCTGGCTCGCAACTTCCTGAACGTGCAGGGCAGCACCCTGATGTTCATCGCCCTGTTCCTGTTCGGGCTGACGGTGTTCACCGACCTGTCGTGGTTCAAGGTGATGGACATGACCGGCAAGATCACGCTGGATCTGCTGGAACTGGTGCAGGGCGCGGCCTCGCGCTGGTGGGAGGCGCGTAACGAACGCAAGCGCCTGGAAGCGCAGCTGCGCGAGGACGAGCCCGTCATCAAGGCCAAGCCTGTGGCGCCCGAACCCCGTGAGCCGGCCAAGCCTGCACTGCGCGAACGCTTGTTCAAGCGCGAGCCTGCGCCTGCTCAGCCCGAGCCGCGCGAACCGACCCTGGGCGGTGAGCCTGTGACGATGCGTGACCCGGTTGCGCGTGAGCAAGGGGTGGTGCAGCGCGAACCTGTGATCACACGCGAACCGGCACCGGCCCGGCCTTCGGCGCCCGCGCCAGCGGCCGCGCCGGCCCTGATCTCCAACATCGTGCCACCCTCGGCTGCCAAGGCGCCCGAGCCAGTCAAGCGCATCGCCAGAGAAACCCCGGCGCCGCAATTCATCGACAGCGCAGTGGAAGGCACCTTGCCGCCGATTTCCATCCTGGACCCGGCTGAACAGAAAAAGATCGAGTATTCCCCCGAGTCCTTGGCTGGTGTTGGTCAACTGCTGGAAATCAAGCTCAAGGAGTTTGGTGTCGAGGTAGCGGTGGACTCCATTCATCCAGGGCCTGTGATTACCCGGTACGAAATCCAACCGGCCGCCGGGGTGAAGGTGAGCCGCATCGCCAACCTTGCCAAGGACCTGGCGCGGTCGCTCGCCGTGACCAGTGTGCGGGTGGTCGAGGTGATCCCGGGCAAGACCACTGTGGGTATCGAGATTCCCAACGAAAATCGCCAGATGGTGCGTTTCTCCGAAGTACTTGCCACCCCGCAGTACGACGACCAGAAGTCGCCGGTCACCCTGGCCCTGGGCCACGATATCGGCGGCAAGCCGGTCATCACCGACCTTGCGAAGATGCCGCACTTGCTGGTGGCGGGTACGACCGGCTCGGGTAAGTCGGTGGGCGTGAACGCGATGATCCTGTCGATCCTGTTCAAATCCAGCCCCGAAGATGCACGGCTGATCATGATCGACCCGAAAATGCTCGAATTGTCGATCTACGAAGGCATTCCGCACTTGTTGTGCCCCGTGGTCACCGACATGAAGGACGCGGCCAATGCCCTGCGCTGGAGCGTGGCGGAAATGGAGCGGCGCTACAAACTGATGGCCGCCATGGGCGTGCGCAACCTGGCGGGCTTCAACCGCAAGGTCAAGGATGCCCAGGAAGCCGGCGAAATCATCCACGACCCGCTGTATCGCCGCGAAAGCATGGAGGATGAACCGCCTGCCTTGAAGACGCTGCCGACCATCGTGGTGGTGGTGGACGAATTCGCTGACATGATGATGATCGTCGGCAAGAAGGTCGAGGAACTGATCGCGCGCATCGCGCAGAAAGCGCGGGCTGCCGGTATCCACTTGATCCTGGCGACCCAGCGACCGTCGGTGGATGTGATCACCGGCCTGATCAAGGCCAACATCCCGACGCGCATGGCGTTCCAGGTGTCGAGCAAGATCGACTCGCGTACCATCATCGACCAGGGCGGTGCCGAGCAGCTGCTGGGCCACGGTGACATGCTGTACATGCCGCCTGGCACCAGCCTGCCGATCCGTGTCCACGGCGCATTCGTGTCCGATGATGAAGTGCACCGTGTGGTCGAGGCGTGGAAGCAGCGCGGTGCCCCTGACTACAACGACGACATCCTCAACGGTGTTGAAGAAGCCGGCAGCGGCTTCGAAGGTGGCAGTGGCGGTGGTGATGGCGACGATTCCGAAAGCGATGCCCTGTACGACGAAGCTGTACAGTTCGTGCTCGAGAGCCGCCGCGCGTCCATTTCCGCCGTGCAGCGCAAGCTCAAGATCGGCTACAACCGGGCGGCCCGCATGATCGAAGCCATGGAGATGGCCGGCGTGGTCACTCCGATGAACAGCAACGGCTCGCGGGAAGTGATTGCTCCAGGCGGCCCACGCGATTGATATCACCCTGCCGGGCGCCAACGGTGGTGCTCGGCCCATTCAACGCTCAATGAGGATTCCCATGCGCGCTATTCGCATGCTGTTGGTTTCGGCCCTTGCCCTGGGCCCGGTCTCGGCGTTCGCCGGCGAGCAGGATGTCCAGCGCCTGACCCAGTTGCTGGAAAAGTCGCAGACCATCGAAGCCAATTTCTCCCAGCTGACCCTGGATGCAGGCGGCACCAGCCTGCAGGAAACGTCTGGCAAGATGACGGTCAAGCGCCCAGGCCTGTTCTACTGGCACACCAATGCGCCCCAAGAGCAGGTGGTGGTATCGGACGGCAAGAACGTCACCCTGTGGGACCCGGACCTCGAGCAGGCTACCGTCAAGAAACTCGACGTGCGCCTGAACCAGACGCCGGCGCTGCTGCTTTCCGGTGATGTGTCGAAGATCAGCCAGAGCTTCGATATCGTCTCCCGTCAGCAGGGCGATGTGATGGACTTTACCCTCAAGCCCAAGACCAAGGACACCCTGTTCGACTCGCTGCGTGTATCGTTCCGCAAGGGGCTGATCAATGACATGCAGCTGATCGACAGCGTTGGCCAGCGTACCAACATCCTGTTCAATGGCGTCAAGGCCAACCAGGCGGTGGCGGACAGTACCTTCAAGTTCGACATCCCCAAAGGTGCAGACGTCATCAAGGAGTAACCAGAGCCTGTCATGGACCTGTTTCGAAGCGAACCTGTCGCCCAGCCCCTGGCCGCCCGTCTGCGCCCGTCCAACCTGGACGAGTATGTCGGCCAGGAGCACCTGCTTGCCCGCGGTAAACCGCTGCGTGAAGCACTGGAGCAGGGTGCACTGCACTCCATGATCTTCTGGGGCCCGCCGGGGGTTGGCAAGACGACCCTGGCGCGGCTGCTGGCGCAATTTTGCGATGCGCATTTCGAAACGGTGTCGGCGGTACTGGCGGGCGTGAAGGAAATCCGCCAGGCGGTGGAAGTGGCCAAGCAGCAGGCCGGCCAGTACGGGCGTCGTACCATCCTGTTCGTCGACGAAGTGCACCGTTTCAACAAGTCTCAGCAGGATGCCTTCCTGCCTTTCGTGGAAGACGGCACCTTGCTGTTCATCGGGGCTACCACCGAAAACCCGTCCTTCGAACTGAACAACGCGCTGTTGTCACGGGCGCGTGTCTACGTGCTCAAGAGCCTGGATGAGCCTGCGCTGCGCAAGCTTGTAGACCGCGCCCTCACCGAGGAGCGGGGGCTAGGCAAACGTCACTTGCGCGTTGGCGACAAGGCCTTCGACATGCTCAGGGCTGCCGCCGATGGTGACGGAAGGCGCATGCTCAACCTCCTGGAAAATGCTGCTGACCTGGCCGAGGACGGCAGTGAGATCGACGTCGATCTGCTGCAAAGCCTGCTGGGAGACAGTCGTCGCCGGTTCGACAAGGGCGGGGAAGCATTCTATGACCAAATATCGGCGTTGCATAAATCCGTACGGGGTTCGGACCCTGACGCGGCGCTCTACTGGTTTGCGCGCATGCTCGATGGCGGCTGCGACCCCCTCTACATTGCGCGCCGGGTGGTGCGCATGGCCAGCGAAGACATCGGTAACGCCGACCCCCGCGCCCTGAGCCTGTGCCTGGCTGCCTGGGACGTGCAGGAGCGGCTGGGCAGCCCTGAAGGTGAGCTGGCAGTGGCACAGGCCATCACCTACATTGCCTGCGCCCCGAAGAGCAACGCCGTTTACGTCGGTTTCAAGACTGCCCTGCGCGAGGCGGCCGAGCATGGTTCGCTGGAGGTGCCGCTGCACCTGCGCAATGCGCCAACCAAACTCATGAAACAGCTGGGTTACGGCGATGAGTATCGCTATGCCCACGACGAACCGGATGCCTACGCAGCCGGTGAAGACTACTTTCCCGAAGCGCTGGAGCCACGCCAGTATTACCAACCCGTGCCGCGCGGGCTCGAGCTCAAGATTGGCGAAAAACTCCGGCACTTGGCCGATCTTGATCGCAGTAGCCCGCGACAGCGGAGAAAGCCATGATCACGCTGATCGCCGCCGTCAGTGCCGGCGGTATCGCCGGTACCCTGTTGCGCTTTGCCGCAGGCAATTGGGTGGTCGCCCACTGGCCGCGGCACTTCTATATAGGTACGCTTGCCGTCAACCTGGTGGGCTGTCTGTTGATCGGCCTGCTGTATGGCCTGTTTCTGCACAAACCCATGGTCCCGGCCGAGTTGCGGGCTGGTTTGATCGTGGGGTTTCTGGGCGGCCTGACCACGTTTTCCTCCTTTTCGCTGGACACCGTACGCTTGCTGGAAAGCGGGCAGGTGCCTCTGGCGTTGGGCTATTCGGCCATCAGTGTCGTGGGCGGGCTGCTCGCGACCTGGGCGGGATTGTCCCTCACTCGATTCTGACCAACACCTACACATAACGAGAGAACGATATGCTCGATTCCAAACTGTTACGCGGCCAACTTCAGGAAGTGGCGGATCGCCTGGCCTCCCGTGGCTTCAGCCTGGATGTCGCGCGCATCGAATCACTGGAAGAGCGTCGCAAGGCGGTGCAGACCCGTACCGAGCAACTGCAGGCCGAGCGTAATGCCCGTTCCAAATCCATCGGCCAGGCCAAGGCCAAGGGCGAGGACATTGCCCCGCTGATGGCTGATGTGGAGCGCATGGCCGATGAGCTGGCCGCCGGCAAAGCCGAGCTGGACGGTATCCAGGCAGAACTGGACAGCATCGTGCTGACCATTCCCAACCTGCCCGATCCCAGTGTGCCGGTCGGTGCCAGCGAAGACGAGAACGTCGAAGTGCGTCGCTGGGGCACGCCCAAGTCGTTCGATTTCGAGATCAAGGACCATGTCGCCCTGGGCGAACTCAGCGGCGGCCTGGACTTCGAAGCGGCGGCCAAGCTGTCTGGCGCGCGTTTTGCCGTACTGCGCGGCCCAATCGCACGGCTGCACCGCGCACTGGCGCAGTTCATGATCAACCTGCACACCGGTGAGCATGGCTACGAAGAGCACTACACCCCGTACCTGGTGCAGGCGCCAGCCCTCCAGGGCACTGGCCAGTTGCCCAAGTTCGAGGAAGACTTGTTCAAGATCACCCGCGAAGGCGAGGCGGACTTCTACCTGATCCCGACCGCCGAGGTGTCGCTGACCAACCTGGTGGCTGGGGAAATTCTCGACGCCAAGCAACTGCCGCTCAAGTTCGTGGCGCACACGCCGTGCTTTCGCAGTGAAGCCGGTGCTTCGGGCCGAGACACGCGCGGCATGATCCGCCAGCACCAGTTCGACAAGGTCGAGATGGTGCAGGTGGTGGAGCCCGGCAAGTCGATGGAAGCGCTCGAAGGCCTGACGGCCAATGCCGAGCGTGTGCTGCAACTGCTCGAGCTGCCGTACCGCGTGTTGGCACTGTGCACCGGTGACATGGGCTTTAGCGCCGTCAAGACCTTTGACCTGGAAGTGTGGGTGCCCAGCCAGGACAAATACCGCGAGATCAGCTCGTGCTCCAACTGCGGCGACTTCCAGGCCCGCCGCATGCAAGCGCGCTGGCGCAACCCGGAAACCGGCAAGCCGGAACTGGTGCACACCCTCAACGGTTCCGGTTTGGCCGTGGGCCGCACGTTGGTCGCGGTGCTGGAAAACTACCAGCAGGCCGACGGCTCGATCCGGGTGCCCGAAGTGCTCAAGCCCTATATGGGTGGCGTTGAGGTGATCCGCTAAATGGACTACCTGCCGCTGTTCCACAAACTGCAGGGCGCCTTGGTGCTGGTGGTTGGTGGTGGCGAGATCGCGTTGCGCAAGGCGCGTCTGCTGGCCGATGCTGGCGCCGCGCTGCGTGTGGTGGCGCCAGAAATCGATGGCCAGCTGGCCAGCATGGCGCGTGAAGGCGGTGGCCAGGTGCTGGTGCGCGGTTACCAGCCGGGTGACCTTACAGGTTGCCGGCTGGTGATCGCCGCCACGGACGATCCTGGGCTCAATGCCCAGGTATCGGCCGATGCCCAGGCCTTGAGCCTGCCGGTCAACGTGGTCGATGCGCCGGCTTTGTGCACGGTCATCTTTCCGGCCATCGTCGACCGCTCGCCTTTGGTGATCGCGGTGTCCAGCGGGGGCGATGCACCGGTCCTGGCACGCCTGATCCGGGCCAAGCTCGAAGCCTGGATCCCTGCTGCCTACGGTGAGTTGGCCGGGTTGGCGGCGCGTTTCCGGCATACGGTCAAGTCGTTGTACCCGGATGTAAACCAGCGCCGGGGTTTCTGGGAAACCGTCTTCCAGGGGCCGATTGCCGAGCGCCAACTGGCCGGGCAGGGCGCAGAGGCCGAGCGGTTGCTGCAGGCGATGGTCGATGGCGCGCCGGTGCAGCAGGGCGGCGAAGTCTACCTGGTCGGTGCTGGCCCGGGAGACCCGGACCTGCTGACGTTTCGCGCGCTGCGGTTGATGCAGCAGGCCGATGTGGTGCTTTACGACCGCCTGGTGGCGCCTGCGATCATCGACATGTGCCGTCGGGATGCCGAGCGCATTTATGTCGGCAAGCGTCGTGCAGACCATGCCGTTCCTCAGGACCAGATCAACCGGCTACTGGTGGACCTCGCCCAGCAAGGCAAGCGGGTGCTGCGCCTGAAGGGTGGTGACCCGTTCATCTTCGGCCGTGGCGGCGAGGAGATCGAGGAGCTGGCCGAGCACAACATCCCGTTCCAGGTGGTGCCGGGTATCACCGCTGCCAGCGGTTGTGCCGCTTACGGCGGCATCCCGCTGACCCACCGCGATCATGCCCAGTCGGTGCGCTTTGTCACCGGGCACTTGAAGGACGGTAGCAGCAACCTGCCTTGGGACGACTTGGTCGCGCCTGCCCAGACGCTGGTGTTCTACATGGGTCTGGTCGGCTTGCCGACCATCTGCGAAGAACTTATCCGCCACGGGCGGGCAGCGAGCACGCCGGCGGCGTTGATCCAACAAGGCACGACGCGCAACCAGCGTGTGTTCACCGGTACCTTGGCAGATTTGCCAGCGCTGGTTGCACGCCATGAAGTGCATGCGCCTACCTTGGTGATCGTGGGCGAGGTGGTGCAACTGCGCGAGAAGCTGGCGTGGTTCGAGGGGGCACAGCACGGCTGACAGTCTGCGAACGCTTTGAGGGGGTGAGCAAGGCAGTTGTCCCTCATGGTCCTCAAGCCTGCAGATCCAATGCAGCCCTCCTGTGGGAGCGGCCCTTGCGCCGCGATGGGCCGCAAAGCGGCCCCGGCAACGTTAGCGGCGACGCTGAAATCCTGGGGCCGCTTCGCGCCCCATCGCGGCGCGAGGCCGTTCCCACACAAGGCTGAGCACGCACAAGGCTGCTTGAACACGGACATCAGTGCCCTAGAACAACGGCACGGTGTAGCTGACGGTCACCCGGTTCTGATCCTGTGCCCACTCGCTGGGCAACCCACTGCGCAGCATGCCGTTGCGCCAGCTCAAGCCCAGCCCCTTGAGCGCACCGTCCTGCACCACATAGTCCAGGGCGATGTCACGCTCCCATTCCTTTTCGTCACCGCCGGCAGCGGTGCGGATGTGCGTGCCCTTGAGGTAGGTGAGCGAGGCAATCAGGCCGGGCATGCCCAATGCCGCAAAGTTGTAGCTGTATTGGCCGAAGGTGGTGCGTTCACCTGCACGGGTGAAACTGGTCACCAGCCGGTCGGTGAACAGATACAGGCTCGAGCCAGCTGCGCCTTCGCCTGTATTGCCCTGGTTGATCTGCACGAAATTGCCACTGTCCGAGACCCGCTGATGGCCAAGCAAGACCGAGTGGCCACCTATGGCGTAGGTGAACATGGCACTCCAGGTATCATTGTCGATTTTGCCTGCGGTATCGCCCAGGCCGGTGACGCGATACCCTGCCGCGCGCCCGCTGGCTGAGTCGTTGCGTCCATCCGCGTCGGTCTTGAAGTAGCGCAGGTCGGTGGTCAGCGACTGGTTGTCGCTCAGGGCCCAGGTGTGCACGAGCCCCGCAAAATGCTGGACATAGTAATCCTCCAGCTGGGCGCCGTAATATTGCAGCTTCAAGGCGGGGGTGAGCTGGTAATCGGCCCCGGCAAACACAAACGCATTACTCTCGCGTGTACCCCCCGCCACGGCCAGGCCTGAGCGGTTGGTCGAGCCCCGGCCGGTGGTATGCTCCAGGCGGCCTCCGGTCAGGGTCAGGCCATCGATTTCTTTCGAGGTGACGATCCCGCCTTCGAAGGTCTGCGGTAGCAAGCGCCCATCGTTGGCCACCAGAATCGGCAGTTTCGGTTGCAGCGTACCGTAGCGTGCCTCGGTCTGGGAAAAACGGACCTTGCCGGTCAAGCCCAGGCGACTCCATTCGTCCACCGCGCTGCCATCGCTGGCATCCGGAATCATCGAACTGCCTCGGTGATTGCCTGCACCGCCATCCAGGCGTAGGCCCAGCAAGCCAAGGGCGTCAACGCCGAACCCCACGGTACCGTCGGTGAAACCGGACTTGTAGTCGAGCATGAAGCCCTGCGCCCATTCGGCCGTCTTGCTCTGGCCGGCAGGGCCGGGGCGGTCGCGGTAATCGTTATTGAAATAGTAGTTGCGCAGGTGCAGGTTGGCTTTGCCGTCCTCGATGAAGGCCGCCTTGGCAGCCGGAACGGCCAGGGTGGTCAAGGTGAGTAGGTACAGGGGCACGTAGGGCTTTCTTGTCATTGTTTTCTTCCTGAGGGTGATAGGCGCCCAGAGAGCGGGCGCCAAGGGTGCTGCAGTGTGGGCAGTCAGTCCGGCAGCCACTCCTGCAGGGTGAGCTCCACGGTAATGAAGGACAGGTTCCGACCCCGTTGCAGGCAGCCGGCGAAGAGCTTGCCGTCGGCATCGGCGAGCACTGCCTGAAGGTGGCTTCGGCCGGCGATGACCTCACCGCTCAGGCTGAGGATCTCGATACCAGGCCCGGGTACATGAATGGCTTGATGGCCGCGCTCGCCGTGGTAACGCAGTTCGCCGTCGATCAGGCTGCCCAGCCCGCCACGGACCACGGCGCAGGCGATGCCGTGGCTGGCGCAGAGGGCTTCGGCGCTGTCGATCACATCCTCGTTGGGCTTTAGGCGGGCGACCACCAGCCGCCCGAGACGGCCTTGCTGGACCTGCGTGGTAGTAGAGGGCAGGGCAGGTGTCATGAGGCCTCCTTGAGCACAGGGTGCAGCAGGTTGAATTGGGTCTCGGTGTCTGGCTGTACCTGGTAGGCGACATGCTCGAACAGGCATAGCCGCAATACCAGGGGTTCGCTACCGACCACGACTCGCTGCAATACCAGATGCCCGCCGTGCTGTTGCCCAAGGCTGTCGAGCATGCCGGCATGGCAATGCAGCAGCGGGGCGCCGCTGGCATCCCTGCCGACAGTCAATGCACCACTGATGAAGGTGACAGGGCCTGTAAGCACCACGGGCTTGCCGTAGTCGTAAGGGCGTTGGCTGTCGCTTGTGGTCACCATGCGGTGGTAGGCCAAGGTGCACGCGCTGCCCCACAACACGCGGCCGACTGCACTCTGGTAGCGACAGCGCTCGAGCACTGACAGCAGGCTTTCGCCCACCTGGCTGCCGGGGGCAAGCTCGACGCGCAACTCCTGGCTGCACGCGACTTCACAGTCGAGCAGCCTGGGTAGGCGGGCCGGGCCTGCATGGTTGAAGTGGCGCACCCCGCCGCGCAGTTCGAAATGGGGCGTCATGCCGGTTGCTCCGTGCCGGTCTCGAGCAACGTGCGGATGTGTTTCTTGACGATCTTGCCGTAGCCGGACTTTGGCATCTCATGCCAGCGTACAAACTGCTTGGGCCATTTGTAGCGTGCCAAGCGGGGCTCCAGGTGCGCGAGCAGTTGGTCATCGCTGACCTGGGCAGTGGTGACGATCACCGCGCAACCACATTCGCCCCATTTGTCGTCCGGCATGCCGAGCACGGCCACTTCGGTGACAGCAGGGTGGGTCAGCAACGCTTCCTCCACTTCGCGCGGGTACACGTTCGAGCCGCCGGAGATGTACATGTCCGAGGCGCGCCCGGTGATGAACAGGTAACCGTGCTCGTCCACATGCCCCAGATCGCCGGTATGGAACCAGCCATGGCGGAAGCATTCGGCATTGGCCTGGGGGTTGTCGTAGTAGCCGGCGAACACGGCCGGGCCGCGCACGCAGATTTCGCCGTCCGTACCGGTGGGCAGCTCGCGGCCTTGTTCATCGAGTATGGCCACCTGCATGCCGGTGCGTGGGTAGCCGCAGGAACCGACCTTGGCCTGAGGGCCATCGTCGGCATCATGGCAGTCGGCGGGCAGCACCGTGATGTTGCCGGTGACTTCGCCTAGGCCGTAATACTGCACCAGCACCTTGCCCAATGTGCGTAGCGCATGGCACTGGTCGGCGCGGTACATGGGGGCACCTGCGTAGATCACGTAGCGCAGGCTGCTGTGATCGTAACGGCTGACGGCCGGGTCTTCGGTAAGCATCTTGACGATGGTCGGCACCGTGAACAGGTTGTCGATACGGTGCTGCTGCACCAGGCGCCAGGCCTCGTCACAGTCCAGCCGGTCCCCGACAGGGAGTACGCAGGCAGCACCCCGGGCTACGTTGACCAGTGCATGGATACCGGCCCCGTGGGACAAGGGAGCCAGCACCAGCGAGCGTGACTGCTGGCTCAGGCAGGGCATCAGGTCGGCCAG is part of the Pseudomonas parafulva genome and harbors:
- the lolA gene encoding outer membrane lipoprotein chaperone LolA, whose product is MRAIRMLLVSALALGPVSAFAGEQDVQRLTQLLEKSQTIEANFSQLTLDAGGTSLQETSGKMTVKRPGLFYWHTNAPQEQVVVSDGKNVTLWDPDLEQATVKKLDVRLNQTPALLLSGDVSKISQSFDIVSRQQGDVMDFTLKPKTKDTLFDSLRVSFRKGLINDMQLIDSVGQRTNILFNGVKANQAVADSTFKFDIPKGADVIKE
- the aat gene encoding leucyl/phenylalanyl-tRNA--protein transferase; amino-acid sequence: MLTWLKRDSLTFPALDRALQEPNGLLAAGGDLTPERLVQAYRHGCFPWYQDGQPILWWSPDPRTVLAPARLHVSRSLAKWMRQGRYQVSFDTDFAAVIAACAAPRDYTNGTWITDPMRMAYCELHARGIAHSVEVRQDGELVGGLYGLAMGQLFFGESMFSRADNASKVGFVTLVRHLEAAGFVLIDCQMQTDHLQSLGAHAISRREFAGYLARYLDQPNTATWVC
- a CDS encoding arginyltransferase gives rise to the protein MTELARLKFYATQPHTCSYLPDEQATTLFLDPSQPMDVNVYADLSEMGFRRSGDHLYRPHCQNCNACVPARIPPARFVPSRQQRRILKRNADVTVTAARPAFKEEYFDLYRRYIEARHADGDMYPPSRDQFSTFLVRQLPFCWFYEFRASGRLLAVAVCDLLPNGLSAVYTFYEPDEERRSLGRFAILWQIGEALRLDLDGVYLGYWIKNCKKMNYKTQYRPIELLINQRWVALN
- the serS gene encoding serine--tRNA ligase, with the translated sequence MLDSKLLRGQLQEVADRLASRGFSLDVARIESLEERRKAVQTRTEQLQAERNARSKSIGQAKAKGEDIAPLMADVERMADELAAGKAELDGIQAELDSIVLTIPNLPDPSVPVGASEDENVEVRRWGTPKSFDFEIKDHVALGELSGGLDFEAAAKLSGARFAVLRGPIARLHRALAQFMINLHTGEHGYEEHYTPYLVQAPALQGTGQLPKFEEDLFKITREGEADFYLIPTAEVSLTNLVAGEILDAKQLPLKFVAHTPCFRSEAGASGRDTRGMIRQHQFDKVEMVQVVEPGKSMEALEGLTANAERVLQLLELPYRVLALCTGDMGFSAVKTFDLEVWVPSQDKYREISSCSNCGDFQARRMQARWRNPETGKPELVHTLNGSGLAVGRTLVAVLENYQQADGSIRVPEVLKPYMGGVEVIR
- a CDS encoding DNA translocase FtsK, giving the protein MADHYWTRTTRRNRRVLKKSTATPAPLPVPLWRQQLHYRLKEGALIAVGALCLYLWMALLTYDTSDPAFSHTATVDQVQNAAGRAGAYFADILFMVLGYFAYIFPLLLAIKTWQIFRQRHQPWDWSGWLFSWRLIGLIFLVLSGAALAHIHFHPPASIPFSAGGALGESLGDLARNFLNVQGSTLMFIALFLFGLTVFTDLSWFKVMDMTGKITLDLLELVQGAASRWWEARNERKRLEAQLREDEPVIKAKPVAPEPREPAKPALRERLFKREPAPAQPEPREPTLGGEPVTMRDPVAREQGVVQREPVITREPAPARPSAPAPAAAPALISNIVPPSAAKAPEPVKRIARETPAPQFIDSAVEGTLPPISILDPAEQKKIEYSPESLAGVGQLLEIKLKEFGVEVAVDSIHPGPVITRYEIQPAAGVKVSRIANLAKDLARSLAVTSVRVVEVIPGKTTVGIEIPNENRQMVRFSEVLATPQYDDQKSPVTLALGHDIGGKPVITDLAKMPHLLVAGTTGSGKSVGVNAMILSILFKSSPEDARLIMIDPKMLELSIYEGIPHLLCPVVTDMKDAANALRWSVAEMERRYKLMAAMGVRNLAGFNRKVKDAQEAGEIIHDPLYRRESMEDEPPALKTLPTIVVVVDEFADMMMIVGKKVEELIARIAQKARAAGIHLILATQRPSVDVITGLIKANIPTRMAFQVSSKIDSRTIIDQGGAEQLLGHGDMLYMPPGTSLPIRVHGAFVSDDEVHRVVEAWKQRGAPDYNDDILNGVEEAGSGFEGGSGGGDGDDSESDALYDEAVQFVLESRRASISAVQRKLKIGYNRAARMIEAMEMAGVVTPMNSNGSREVIAPGGPRD
- the crcB gene encoding fluoride efflux transporter CrcB, encoding MITLIAAVSAGGIAGTLLRFAAGNWVVAHWPRHFYIGTLAVNLVGCLLIGLLYGLFLHKPMVPAELRAGLIVGFLGGLTTFSSFSLDTVRLLESGQVPLALGYSAISVVGGLLATWAGLSLTRF
- a CDS encoding replication-associated recombination protein A, which translates into the protein MDLFRSEPVAQPLAARLRPSNLDEYVGQEHLLARGKPLREALEQGALHSMIFWGPPGVGKTTLARLLAQFCDAHFETVSAVLAGVKEIRQAVEVAKQQAGQYGRRTILFVDEVHRFNKSQQDAFLPFVEDGTLLFIGATTENPSFELNNALLSRARVYVLKSLDEPALRKLVDRALTEERGLGKRHLRVGDKAFDMLRAAADGDGRRMLNLLENAADLAEDGSEIDVDLLQSLLGDSRRRFDKGGEAFYDQISALHKSVRGSDPDAALYWFARMLDGGCDPLYIARRVVRMASEDIGNADPRALSLCLAAWDVQERLGSPEGELAVAQAITYIACAPKSNAVYVGFKTALREAAEHGSLEVPLHLRNAPTKLMKQLGYGDEYRYAHDEPDAYAAGEDYFPEALEPRQYYQPVPRGLELKIGEKLRHLADLDRSSPRQRRKP